From Ptychodera flava strain L36383 chromosome 2, AS_Pfla_20210202, whole genome shotgun sequence, the proteins below share one genomic window:
- the LOC139121665 gene encoding von Willebrand factor D and EGF domain-containing protein-like encodes MNVKTIVVLVVIFALVTDSWRRRSRRRSCSPANCQVSAWSSWSTCSVPCGTAGVQTRTRRVTVGASCGGSCPYSLSQSQPCNNPGCHDHGVPLGSSCSCYSGWANTCCDTKVYKPTLPPSSNEDPCHSHVEIDEPERSINYNADPSLPDVTVLCDDNLPGYQWYRFVSAAGGQMTTRDDLPEYACGTRYPLYMMGDHPTEINETIVTTACSARDNNPCFSQYDMEVKMCDGFYVYRLQSVSCPSAYCAGSEVRCPEGQNSPNGFTPGCTDAYPKITSMPEVDIDVVLQNYGGRYGEQMTILLMCRFASDTTSDKATFDVNWYVDNEYALTRTLGRSDGDNGTYTCTIDQFKHPAIGDEGLFSLGQSIRCSVTSKFDDGNIASDEKRSDDFFVGIRVHTPSVYVEENGQPVSIQFSSSVPIKCEPNVKDEDCKVEVGLDFDKNLNLGKGKLGLKKCTTDLTRDYKVNTIFSLDVLSQPTERSNDNAVYILEFSTNNNAFPSYFRNYRPEHVVVHRRGKRSSNCYGSGDPHYKTFDGSSHDWYGTGDYVMVRERVSTDGVSFSNFEVHVRLKPCGSARGIHLVIAV; translated from the exons ATGAATGTCAAGACTATCGTTGTGCTGGTCGTTATTTTCGCCCTAG TGACAGATTCATGGAGACGTCGAAGTCGTCGACGTTCATGCTCTCCAGCCAATTGTCAAGTGAGTGCCTGGTCTTCTTGGTCGACATGCTCTGTTCCATGTGGTACTGCTGGTGTACAAACGAGAACTCGGCGGGTCACAGTTGGTGCTTCGTGTGGTGGTTCCTGTCCCTACTCGCTTAGCCAGTCGCAGCCTTGTAACAATCCTGGTTGCCATGACCACGGGGTGCCACTCGGGAGTTCATGTAGCTGTTACAGTGGTTGGGCAAATACTTGTTGCGATACGAAAGTATACAAAC CAACCCTTCCACCATCATCGAATGAAGATCCATGCCACTCCCATGTCGAAATTGACGAACCTGAACGAAGCATTAATTACAATGCTGACCCGTCTTTACCAGATGTAACTGTGCTTTGTGACGACAATCTTCCGGGTTACCAGTGGTACAGATTCGTCAGCGCCGCCGGTGGTCAGATGACAACACGTGACGATCTGCCCGAGTACGCATGCGGCACTAGGTACCCGCTGTACATGATGGGAGATCACCCTACCGAGATTAATGAGACCATAGTGACAACTGCGTGTAGTGCACGTGACAATAACCCTTGTTTTAGCCAATATGATATGGAAGTTAAGATGTGCGATGGGTTTTACGTCTACAGATTGCAAAGTGTTTCCTGCCCAAGTGCTTACTGCGCAG gaAGCGAAGTAAGATGTCCAGAAGGTCAAAATTCGCCCAATGGTTTTACTCCAGGATGTACCG ATGCTTATCCAAAAATCACAAGCATGCCCGAAGTAGACATCGATGTGGTTCTTCAGAATTACGGTGGTAGGTACGGTGAacaaatgacaattttgttgATGTGCCGATTCGCCAGTGATACAACAAGTGACAAGGCAACTTTCGACGTTAATTGGTATGTTGATAATGAGTACGCACTGACCAGGACTCTCGGCAGAAGCGATGGTGACAATGGAACTTACACCTGTACAATTGACCAGTTTAAGCACCCTGCTATTGGTGATGAGGGCCTCTTCTCTCTTGGACAAAGT ATTCGGTGttctgtgacttcaaaattcGATGATGGAAATATTGCGAGTGACGAAAAAAGAAGCGATGACTTTTTCGTAGGAATCAGG GTTCACACGCCTTCTGTGTATGTCGAAGAGAACGGCCAGCCTGTATCGATTCAGTTTTCGTCCTCCGTTCCTATAAAATGTGAACCAAACGTCAAAGACGAGGATTGTAAAGTTGAAGTCGGTTTGGATTTCGACAAAAACCTCAACCTTGGAAAAGGGAAACTTGGACTCAAGAAATGCACGACAGATTTGACAAGAGACTACAAAGTGAACACGATATTTTCCCTCGATGTTTTATCTCAGCCAACTGAGAGAAGTAACGACAATGCAGTTTATATACTGGAATTCTCAACAAATAATAACGCCTTTCCCTCCTACTTCCGAAATTATCGACCAGAACATGTTGTG GTTCACAGAAGAGGAAAGAGATCAAGTAACTGTTATGGTTCAGGAGATCCACACTACAAGACGTTTGATGGCTC GTCTCACGATTGGTATGGCACAGGGGATTACGTCATGGTCCGGGAAAGGGTATCGACAGATGGAGTTTCCTTCAGCAACTTTGAG GTTCATGTACGTCTGAAACCATGCGGTAGTGCCCGTGGAATCCATCTTGTAATTGCGGTGTAG